A single region of the Polymorphum gilvum SL003B-26A1 genome encodes:
- a CDS encoding isopenicillin N synthase family dioxygenase, which translates to MSTERLPIIDLTPLLEQRPGGLEQVASDLGHAARDIGFFYVTGHGIDPALIEATFAAARTLFAQPLETKMELTRDFFRTNRGYVPMKGENLDPSKPSDLKEAFNIGLDLRADDPRILAGEPFRAVNQWPALPGWRDTVLAYFNAVWRLGRQMHRAIAVDLGAAPDFFEDKLDAPLATLRLLHYPPQPPSAEEGQIGAGTHTDYGNITILLPDDVGGLEVQRRDGTWIAAPTIPGAFVCNIGDCLMRWTNDVYVSTPHRVVNRGGRERYSIAFFLDPNPDAEVACMPSCQGPDTPARYPPVPGADYLKMKLDASYEPVRRKSA; encoded by the coding sequence ATGAGCACCGAACGACTGCCGATCATCGACCTCACGCCGCTGCTGGAGCAGCGCCCCGGCGGCCTTGAGCAGGTCGCCTCGGACCTCGGCCATGCGGCGCGCGACATCGGCTTCTTCTATGTCACCGGCCACGGCATCGACCCGGCGCTGATCGAGGCGACCTTTGCGGCCGCGCGCACGCTGTTCGCTCAGCCGCTCGAGACCAAGATGGAGCTGACCAGGGACTTCTTCCGCACCAACCGCGGCTACGTGCCGATGAAGGGCGAGAACCTCGACCCGAGCAAGCCGTCCGACCTGAAGGAAGCCTTCAACATCGGCCTCGACCTTCGTGCCGACGACCCGCGCATCCTGGCTGGAGAGCCGTTCCGCGCCGTCAACCAGTGGCCGGCGCTGCCCGGCTGGCGCGACACCGTGCTTGCCTATTTCAACGCCGTCTGGCGACTCGGTCGCCAGATGCACCGGGCCATCGCCGTCGACCTCGGCGCGGCGCCCGACTTCTTCGAGGACAAGCTCGACGCGCCGCTCGCCACCCTGCGCCTGCTGCACTATCCGCCCCAGCCGCCGAGCGCCGAGGAAGGCCAGATCGGCGCCGGCACGCATACCGACTACGGCAACATCACCATTCTGCTGCCCGACGACGTCGGCGGCCTGGAGGTCCAGCGCCGCGACGGCACCTGGATCGCCGCGCCGACCATCCCCGGCGCCTTCGTCTGCAACATCGGCGACTGCCTGATGCGCTGGACCAACGACGTCTACGTCTCGACCCCGCACCGCGTGGTCAACCGCGGCGGGCGCGAGCGCTATTCCATCGCCTTCTTCCTCGACCCGAACCCGGACGCCGAGGTCGCCTGCATGCCGAGCTGCCAGGGTCCGGACACCCCGGCGCGCTACCCGCCGGTGCCCGGCGCCGACTATCTGAAGATGAAGCTCGACGCCAGCTACGAACCGGTCAGGCGCAAGAGCGCCTGA
- the atzF gene encoding allophanate hydrolase: protein MPKTAIAALHEAYASGLTPEDMVDRILDRIAALDDPGIFLHVAGRDDLLDQFAAIGARDLTLKPLWGVPFAVKDNIDVAGMPTTAACPDYLYHPAEDATVVARLKAAGAIVVGKTNLDQFATGLVGVRSPYPIPRNAVDPALVPGGSSSGSAVAVAQGIVTFSLGTDTAGSGRVPAALNDLVGLKPSLGSLSATGVVPACRTLDTVSIFAHTVEDAYAAFAVAAAHDPADAYSRHRPAGPLAAWPARLAVGVPRADQRRFFGDAVQADSYTATLADIAARGAEIVEIDFEPFYETAALLYEGAWVAERYAAIRTIMETRPEILHPTTRLIIGGAAKLSAADAFAGLYRLEALKRQVEPVLAALDCLCVPTIPCFVSLDEIAADPVTPNSRLGTYTNFVNLLDLCGIAVPVARRRDGRPGNVTLLAAAGRDGFLAGLARAIARDPRHPDAAAPVTLAVAGAHMRGMPLNGQLEALGARFLAEATTAPDYRLYALAGQDVPKPGLLRVGPGAGAAIALELWQLTPAAFGAFVAALPAPMAIGTLRLADGRAVKGFLVEAEATRGTDDITEFGGWRAFVDRLAPTDR from the coding sequence ATGCCCAAGACCGCGATCGCCGCCCTGCACGAAGCCTATGCCTCCGGCCTGACGCCCGAGGACATGGTCGACCGCATTCTCGACCGCATCGCCGCGCTCGACGATCCCGGCATCTTCCTTCATGTCGCCGGCCGCGACGACCTGCTCGACCAGTTCGCCGCCATCGGCGCCCGTGACCTCACGCTCAAGCCGCTGTGGGGCGTGCCCTTCGCGGTCAAGGACAACATCGACGTCGCCGGCATGCCGACCACCGCCGCCTGCCCGGACTATCTCTATCACCCCGCCGAAGACGCCACCGTCGTCGCGCGGCTGAAGGCGGCCGGCGCCATCGTCGTCGGCAAGACCAACCTCGACCAGTTCGCCACCGGCCTGGTCGGCGTGCGCAGCCCCTACCCGATCCCGAGGAACGCCGTCGATCCGGCCCTCGTGCCGGGCGGCTCCAGTTCCGGCTCGGCGGTCGCCGTCGCGCAGGGCATCGTCACCTTCTCGCTTGGCACCGACACCGCCGGTTCAGGGCGCGTGCCGGCCGCGCTCAACGATCTTGTCGGCCTGAAACCCTCGCTCGGCTCCCTGTCGGCAACAGGCGTCGTGCCCGCCTGCCGCACCCTCGACACCGTCTCGATCTTCGCCCACACGGTCGAGGACGCCTATGCCGCCTTCGCGGTCGCCGCCGCCCACGATCCCGCCGACGCCTATTCGCGCCACCGCCCGGCCGGCCCGCTCGCCGCCTGGCCGGCCCGGCTGGCGGTCGGCGTGCCGCGCGCCGACCAGCGCCGTTTCTTCGGCGACGCCGTCCAGGCCGACAGCTACACCGCCACCCTTGCCGACATCGCCGCCCGCGGCGCGGAAATCGTCGAGATCGACTTCGAGCCCTTCTACGAGACCGCCGCCCTGCTCTACGAGGGCGCCTGGGTCGCCGAGCGCTATGCGGCGATCCGCACCATCATGGAGACCCGCCCCGAGATCCTGCATCCGACCACGCGCCTGATCATCGGCGGCGCGGCGAAGCTGAGCGCCGCCGACGCCTTCGCCGGCCTGTACCGGCTGGAGGCGCTCAAGCGCCAGGTCGAGCCGGTGCTCGCCGCCCTCGACTGCCTGTGCGTGCCGACCATCCCCTGCTTCGTCAGCCTGGACGAGATCGCCGCCGATCCGGTGACGCCCAACAGCCGGCTCGGCACCTACACCAATTTCGTCAACCTGCTCGATCTGTGCGGCATCGCCGTGCCAGTCGCACGGCGCCGCGACGGCCGCCCGGGCAACGTCACCCTGCTCGCGGCGGCCGGCCGCGACGGCTTCCTGGCCGGCCTCGCCCGGGCCATTGCCCGCGACCCGCGCCATCCCGACGCAGCCGCCCCCGTGACGCTGGCCGTCGCCGGCGCCCACATGCGCGGCATGCCGCTCAACGGCCAGCTCGAGGCGCTCGGCGCGCGCTTCCTCGCCGAGGCAACGACCGCGCCGGACTACCGGCTCTATGCGCTCGCCGGCCAGGACGTGCCCAAGCCCGGCCTGCTGCGCGTCGGGCCGGGCGCCGGCGCGGCGATCGCGCTGGAACTCTGGCAGCTGACGCCTGCCGCCTTCGGCGCCTTCGTCGCCGCCCTGCCCGCGCCCATGGCGATCGGCACCCTGCGCCTCGCCGACGGGCGCGCCGTCAAGGGCTTCCTGGTCGAGGCCGAAGCGACCCGCGGCACCGACGACATCACCGAATTCGGCGGCTGGCGCGCCTTCGTCGACCGCCTCGCCCCGACCGACCGCTGA
- a CDS encoding GNAT family N-acetyltransferase — translation MDAGFRIAPMSADDLRLALDWAANEGWNPGRDDAEAFMAADPGGFLMGFLGDEPITSISVVAYGDAFGFLGCYICAPGHRGKGYGWATWQAGMARLGTRAVGLDGVVAQQDAYRKSGFALAHRNIRYGGLSTADTPVDPRVVRAGQGLFASLRNYDRAVFQAPREAFLKAWLDPMAPSRRAFALVEDGTLTGYGTIRACLDGFKIGPLFADTEAGADLLFRALAGQVRGSEIYLDPPEPNAAAIALAERYDLSPVFETARMYKDPAPEVPLARVFGITSFELG, via the coding sequence ATGGACGCCGGCTTCCGAATCGCCCCCATGTCGGCCGACGATCTGCGGCTCGCCCTCGACTGGGCCGCAAACGAAGGCTGGAACCCGGGCCGGGACGACGCGGAAGCGTTTATGGCCGCCGACCCGGGCGGCTTCCTCATGGGCTTTCTCGGCGACGAACCGATCACCTCGATCTCCGTGGTCGCCTACGGCGACGCCTTCGGCTTCCTCGGCTGCTACATCTGCGCTCCCGGCCACCGCGGCAAGGGTTACGGCTGGGCCACCTGGCAGGCGGGCATGGCACGTCTCGGCACGCGCGCCGTCGGCCTCGACGGCGTCGTCGCCCAGCAGGACGCCTACCGCAAGTCCGGCTTCGCGCTCGCCCATCGCAACATCCGCTACGGCGGCCTGTCGACCGCCGACACGCCGGTCGACCCGCGCGTGGTGCGCGCCGGTCAGGGTCTGTTTGCCTCCCTGCGCAACTACGACCGCGCCGTCTTCCAGGCCCCGCGCGAAGCCTTCCTGAAGGCCTGGCTCGACCCGATGGCGCCGAGCCGGCGCGCCTTCGCCCTGGTCGAGGACGGCACCCTCACCGGCTACGGCACGATCCGCGCCTGCCTCGACGGCTTCAAGATCGGCCCACTGTTCGCCGACACCGAGGCCGGCGCCGACCTGCTGTTCCGCGCGCTGGCCGGTCAGGTCAGGGGCAGCGAGATCTATCTCGACCCGCCGGAGCCGAACGCCGCCGCGATCGCGCTCGCCGAGCGCTACGACCTGTCGCCGGTGTTCGAGACCGCGCGCATGTACAAGGATCCCGCCCCCGAGGTGCCGCTCGCCCGCGTCTTCGGCATCACGAGCTTCGAACTGGGCTGA
- a CDS encoding adenylate/guanylate cyclase domain-containing protein — translation MSAAARSAEPGGDRRRLKAAMVILAALAGFAAGLGAVGAIWEGWVTDRLLQVRAIALDPPVEADFPVAVVGLDQASLTSKRLETIPRVFMSQAFAKAGRALFEAGATAIGLDFVFAFSADAFSDPQTGEARLRGYDRPFLQFLYDNRGRVFVARTSSGVPHRSITAAGGTDGIRSTEIVTDSDGVVRRHRPTAPLGQSGAFVDALLDKAGATIDRPYMPLPSARLGSVTPYLSLVDVLDMMTTPEGRAGLETFARGRVVLFGSTLANEDEHLYLDRFLPVRDAVGAVAGPAGRPPLRGATAGVYILADLIGAPMSGRIAIDVPFAVVIGLTLAFAVAGALAGLNLPLPSLPVVGILLVAAGLGLALAGLAGGRFLPPAAVPVAGLGALVVAGIAQVAVLKRRERELVRLFGHYLAPDVIRRMAEQERLSDLGGETRHVVVAFIDIIGFTKMSEKLADREVVSVVNACFGAIGAAITRDEGYIDKYIGDAIMAVWNAPNDVAEPEQQAVGCALKILALIPDLRRRTGQADLDLRIALNAGPALVGDIGGEIRRSFTVMGTTVNTASRIEAIAKDAGVRLAFSGPVAAALPPETRMVPLWQGRLRGLSAETTVLTLDDPRVWIDGAARALEAIEAEDFEDAIGSPGRSAGRAS, via the coding sequence ATGAGCGCAGCCGCGCGGAGCGCGGAGCCTGGCGGCGACCGCCGGCGGCTCAAGGCAGCGATGGTGATCCTGGCCGCCCTGGCCGGCTTCGCGGCCGGCCTCGGGGCGGTCGGAGCGATCTGGGAAGGCTGGGTTACCGATCGGCTGCTGCAGGTGCGCGCCATCGCGCTCGATCCTCCGGTCGAGGCCGACTTCCCGGTCGCGGTGGTCGGGCTCGATCAGGCGTCGCTGACCTCCAAGCGGCTGGAGACCATTCCCCGGGTGTTCATGTCGCAGGCCTTCGCCAAGGCCGGCCGCGCGCTGTTCGAGGCCGGCGCGACCGCGATCGGCCTGGATTTCGTCTTTGCCTTCAGCGCCGACGCCTTCTCCGATCCGCAGACCGGAGAGGCGCGGCTGCGCGGCTACGACCGGCCGTTCCTGCAGTTCCTCTATGACAACCGCGGCCGGGTGTTCGTTGCCCGCACGTCGAGCGGTGTGCCGCACCGGTCGATCACCGCTGCGGGCGGCACCGATGGCATCCGCTCGACCGAGATCGTGACCGACAGCGACGGGGTGGTGCGCCGGCACAGGCCGACGGCGCCGCTCGGCCAGTCGGGCGCCTTCGTCGACGCGCTGCTCGACAAGGCTGGTGCGACGATCGACCGACCCTACATGCCGCTGCCGTCGGCGCGACTCGGATCGGTCACGCCCTATCTGTCTCTGGTCGACGTGCTCGACATGATGACGACGCCGGAAGGCCGTGCCGGGCTGGAGACCTTCGCGCGCGGGCGCGTCGTGCTGTTCGGCAGCACGCTGGCGAACGAGGACGAGCACCTCTATCTCGACCGGTTCCTGCCGGTGCGCGACGCCGTTGGCGCGGTTGCCGGTCCGGCCGGCCGACCGCCGCTGCGCGGCGCTACGGCCGGCGTCTACATCCTGGCCGACCTGATCGGTGCGCCCATGAGCGGGCGGATCGCGATCGACGTGCCGTTCGCCGTCGTGATCGGGCTGACGCTGGCCTTTGCCGTTGCCGGCGCGCTGGCCGGGCTGAACCTGCCCCTGCCGAGCCTGCCGGTCGTGGGCATCCTGCTGGTCGCTGCCGGTCTCGGCCTTGCCCTTGCCGGTCTCGCCGGCGGGCGCTTCCTGCCGCCGGCAGCGGTTCCGGTCGCGGGCCTCGGCGCGCTTGTCGTCGCCGGCATCGCCCAGGTCGCCGTGCTCAAGCGGCGCGAGCGCGAACTGGTGCGCTTGTTCGGCCACTACCTGGCGCCGGACGTGATCAGGCGGATGGCCGAGCAGGAGCGGCTGTCGGACCTCGGCGGCGAGACCCGCCACGTGGTGGTGGCCTTCATCGACATCATCGGCTTCACCAAGATGTCCGAGAAGCTGGCGGACCGCGAGGTGGTCTCGGTCGTCAACGCCTGCTTCGGCGCGATCGGCGCGGCGATCACCCGCGACGAGGGCTATATCGACAAGTACATCGGCGATGCCATCATGGCGGTGTGGAACGCTCCCAACGACGTGGCCGAGCCGGAACAGCAGGCCGTCGGCTGCGCGCTCAAGATCCTCGCCCTGATCCCGGACCTGCGCCGGCGCACGGGGCAGGCGGATCTCGATCTGCGCATCGCGCTCAATGCTGGCCCGGCTCTGGTCGGGGACATCGGCGGCGAGATCCGGCGCTCGTTCACGGTCATGGGTACGACGGTCAACACCGCGAGCCGGATCGAGGCGATCGCCAAGGACGCGGGCGTGCGTCTGGCATTCAGCGGTCCGGTGGCTGCGGCGCTGCCGCCGGAGACGCGGATGGTGCCGCTGTGGCAGGGTCGCCTGCGCGGCCTCAGTGCCGAAACGACGGTTCTTACCCTCGACGATCCGCGCGTGTGGATCGACGGCGCGGCCAGGGCGCTTGAGGCGATCGAAGCCGAGGACTTCGAGGACGCCATCGGTTCCCCGGGGCGGTCGGCCGGGCGCGCAAGCTGA
- a CDS encoding caspase family protein, which produces MFGRAIAVAAILIAGTAPALAKRVALVMGNSAYENAVQLPNPANDARAMTTKLRDLGFEVVSGYDLDYTAMRRTVAQFAKEARGADVALFFYAGHGMQVQGQNYLIPVDARFSDETALDFETISADFILRQMSNNVKVRMVFLDACRDNPLARTLARSMSPTRSAAIGVGLAEIKIEETGGEGSVIAFATSPGDVALDGEGSNSPFTTALLRHIDAPDTPIQNVMTRVTGDVYRETGQRQRPWVNASLIGEVYLNKTASTAAADGAQVAALGAQPTSETPAATPTPVNVIAWEREKATWDAAQKGGTVADYEAYLASYPNGNFADFARNSIARLQAGEPKGGMTRQQGAADKVAAVAVSADAPVSDPDAGSEATEAALGWSKATRVEVQARLNLAGYNVGRPDGAFGQNTRSGIRAWQTANGLPATGWFNAAQHALLTSQTQAQYLAYVAELQRQQAAAAATRSAARTPQPAAAPEPQRRAPQRAVPAEDTGGGVGGAAGAAFLGGVVGGIIGGAIGR; this is translated from the coding sequence ATGTTTGGAAGAGCGATAGCCGTGGCAGCGATCCTGATCGCAGGCACCGCGCCTGCCCTCGCCAAGCGGGTTGCCCTCGTCATGGGCAACAGCGCCTATGAAAACGCTGTGCAGCTGCCCAACCCGGCCAACGACGCCCGAGCCATGACCACCAAGCTGCGCGATCTCGGCTTCGAGGTGGTCTCGGGCTACGACCTCGACTACACCGCCATGCGCCGCACCGTCGCCCAGTTCGCCAAGGAGGCCCGCGGCGCCGACGTCGCCCTGTTCTTCTACGCCGGCCACGGCATGCAGGTGCAGGGGCAGAACTATCTCATCCCCGTGGATGCCAGATTCTCTGACGAGACTGCGCTCGATTTCGAGACCATCTCGGCCGACTTCATCCTGCGCCAGATGTCCAACAACGTGAAGGTGCGCATGGTGTTCCTCGACGCCTGCCGGGACAACCCGCTCGCCCGCACGCTGGCGCGCAGCATGAGCCCGACGCGCTCCGCGGCAATCGGCGTCGGCCTGGCCGAGATCAAGATCGAGGAGACCGGCGGCGAAGGCTCGGTGATCGCCTTCGCCACCAGCCCCGGCGACGTCGCCCTCGACGGCGAGGGTTCCAACTCGCCCTTCACGACCGCCCTCTTGCGCCACATCGACGCCCCCGACACACCGATCCAGAACGTCATGACCCGCGTCACCGGCGACGTCTACCGCGAGACCGGGCAGCGCCAGCGGCCCTGGGTCAACGCCTCCCTGATCGGCGAGGTCTACCTGAACAAGACCGCCTCGACCGCCGCCGCAGACGGGGCCCAGGTCGCGGCGCTCGGCGCCCAGCCGACTTCCGAAACGCCGGCCGCGACGCCGACTCCGGTCAACGTGATCGCCTGGGAGCGTGAGAAGGCCACCTGGGATGCAGCCCAGAAGGGCGGCACTGTCGCCGACTACGAGGCCTATCTCGCCTCCTACCCTAACGGCAACTTCGCCGACTTCGCCCGCAATTCGATCGCGCGGCTGCAGGCGGGCGAGCCGAAGGGCGGCATGACCCGTCAGCAGGGAGCAGCCGACAAGGTCGCCGCCGTGGCCGTGAGCGCCGATGCCCCCGTTTCCGACCCTGACGCCGGTTCCGAAGCCACCGAGGCGGCCCTCGGCTGGTCCAAGGCGACCCGGGTCGAGGTCCAGGCCCGCCTCAACCTCGCCGGCTACAACGTCGGCCGTCCGGACGGCGCCTTCGGCCAGAACACGCGTTCCGGCATCCGCGCCTGGCAGACGGCCAACGGCCTGCCCGCGACCGGCTGGTTCAACGCCGCCCAGCACGCCCTTCTGACCAGCCAGACCCAGGCGCAATATCTCGCCTATGTCGCCGAGCTTCAGCGCCAGCAGGCTGCCGCCGCGGCGACCCGCAGCGCGGCCCGCACGCCCCAGCCGGCCGCCGCTCCCGAGCCGCAGCGCCGCGCGCCCCAACGCGCCGTTCCGGCCGAGGACACCGGCGGCGGGGTCGGCGGCGCTGCCGGTGCGGCGTTCCTCGGCGGCGTGGTCGGTGGCATCATCGGCGGCGCCATCGGTCGCTGA
- the hpaH gene encoding 2-oxo-hept-4-ene-1,7-dioate hydratase yields MTTVTLSAPDIAAAAAALDEAERSRVQTGLLSLKHPGMTMDDAYAVQDAWVRRKIDSGRKPVGWKIGLTSKAMQYALGIDIPDSGVLFDDMAFDDGAVIAEDRFIQPRVEAEIAFVMKAPLTGPGVTVFDVLNATDFVTPALEILDTRILRKDPATGRARTIVDTISDNAANAGYVLGGRAMRPDAVDMRWMGAIVSRNAEVEETGLGAGVLNHPARGIAWLANRLAGYGMAIEAGQVVLAGSFIRPIEAPSGSTIVADYGPYGTVSCHFA; encoded by the coding sequence ATGACCACCGTGACCCTGAGCGCACCGGACATCGCCGCTGCCGCCGCCGCCCTCGACGAGGCCGAGCGCAGCCGCGTGCAGACCGGCCTGCTGTCGCTGAAGCATCCCGGCATGACCATGGACGACGCCTATGCCGTCCAGGACGCCTGGGTGCGCCGGAAGATCGATAGCGGCCGCAAGCCGGTCGGCTGGAAGATCGGCCTTACCTCCAAGGCGATGCAATACGCCCTCGGCATCGACATTCCCGATTCCGGCGTGCTGTTCGACGACATGGCCTTCGACGACGGCGCGGTGATCGCCGAGGACCGTTTCATCCAGCCGCGCGTCGAGGCCGAGATCGCCTTCGTCATGAAGGCCCCGCTCACGGGACCGGGCGTGACCGTCTTCGACGTCCTCAACGCCACCGACTTCGTCACCCCGGCGCTGGAGATCCTCGACACCCGCATCCTGCGCAAGGACCCCGCGACCGGCAGGGCGCGCACCATCGTCGACACCATCTCCGACAACGCCGCCAACGCCGGCTATGTGCTCGGCGGACGCGCGATGCGCCCCGACGCCGTCGACATGCGCTGGATGGGCGCCATCGTGTCCAGGAATGCCGAGGTCGAGGAGACCGGCCTCGGCGCCGGCGTGCTCAACCACCCGGCGCGCGGCATCGCCTGGCTGGCCAACCGGCTGGCTGGCTATGGCATGGCGATCGAGGCCGGCCAGGTCGTGCTCGCCGGCTCGTTCATCCGCCCGATCGAGGCGCCGTCCGGCTCGACCATCGTCGCCGACTACGGCCCCTACGGCACGGTCAGCTGCCACTTCGCCTGA
- a CDS encoding fumarylacetoacetate hydrolase family protein has protein sequence MTALTRFVGFVHAGAEKYGLLRDDGIVDLSARHAARWPTLRTVIADGALARLADAATGLAADVDPAAVAYALPVPDPGKILCVGVNYPDRNAEYKDGQEAPPNPSLFVRFPSSFVGHDVPIVRPPESPQLDYEGEIVIVIGKPGRRIPETDALSHIAGLSLANEGTIRDWVRHAKFNVTQGKNFDRTGSIGPWFVPFADEAQIADIALQTRVNGELRQSDRTSRMIFSFRRIVSYISTFTTLLPGDTILTGTPTGAGARFDPPVWLKPGDVVEVSADGLGTLRNRVEDEVLP, from the coding sequence ATGACCGCTCTCACCCGTTTCGTCGGCTTCGTCCACGCCGGCGCCGAGAAATACGGCCTGCTCAGGGACGACGGCATCGTCGACCTGTCGGCGCGCCACGCCGCCCGCTGGCCGACGCTCAGGACCGTCATCGCCGACGGTGCCCTCGCCCGCCTCGCCGACGCCGCGACCGGCCTTGCCGCCGACGTCGATCCCGCCGCCGTCGCCTATGCCCTGCCGGTGCCGGATCCCGGCAAGATCCTGTGCGTCGGCGTCAACTATCCGGACCGCAACGCCGAATACAAGGACGGCCAGGAGGCGCCGCCGAACCCGTCGCTGTTCGTGCGCTTCCCGTCCTCCTTCGTCGGCCACGACGTGCCGATCGTGCGCCCGCCGGAAAGCCCGCAACTCGACTACGAGGGCGAGATCGTCATCGTCATCGGCAAGCCCGGCCGGCGCATTCCCGAGACCGACGCCCTGTCGCACATCGCCGGCCTCAGCCTCGCCAACGAGGGCACCATCCGCGACTGGGTCCGCCACGCCAAGTTCAACGTCACCCAGGGCAAGAACTTCGACCGTACCGGCTCGATCGGCCCTTGGTTCGTGCCCTTCGCCGACGAGGCCCAGATCGCCGACATCGCGCTTCAGACGCGTGTCAACGGCGAGTTGCGCCAGTCCGACCGCACCAGCCGGATGATCTTCTCGTTCCGCAGGATCGTCTCCTACATCTCGACTTTCACCACGCTGCTGCCGGGCGACACGATCCTGACCGGCACGCCGACCGGGGCGGGAGCGCGTTTCGACCCGCCGGTCTGGCTGAAGCCGGGCGACGTCGTCGAGGTCAGCGCCGACGGCCTCGGCACGCTGCGCAACCGGGTCGAGGACGAGGTACTGCCATGA
- the hpaD gene encoding 3,4-dihydroxyphenylacetate 2,3-dioxygenase, producing MPIPAPNLYPPFNIVRLSHVEFVVRDLAASRAFYVDTLGLQVTDESKDEIYLRAMEERGHHCIILKQGDQPRADHLGFKLFDESDLDKAEAFFRGRGLPVSWVERPFQSRTLRTCDPFGIPLEFYTRMDRLPPIHQKYALYRGVKPLRIDHFNCFTPSVDDSVAFYNEIGFRVTEYTEDEVTKRLWAAWTHRKGGVHDIAFTNGLGPRLHHTAFWVPTPLNIIDLLDLMSTTGYVGNIERGPGRHGISNAFFLYIRDPDGHRIEIYCSDYQTVDPDLEPIKWDLKDPQRQTLWGAPAPRSWFEEGSLFTGVEPVPATLDAQPIVAP from the coding sequence ATGCCCATTCCCGCTCCCAACCTCTATCCACCCTTCAACATCGTGCGGCTCAGCCACGTCGAGTTCGTGGTCCGCGATCTCGCCGCCAGCCGCGCGTTCTACGTCGACACCCTCGGCCTGCAGGTGACCGACGAGAGCAAGGACGAGATCTATCTGCGCGCCATGGAGGAACGCGGCCACCACTGCATCATCCTGAAGCAGGGCGACCAGCCGCGCGCCGACCACCTCGGCTTCAAGCTGTTCGACGAGAGCGACCTCGACAAGGCGGAAGCCTTCTTCAGGGGACGGGGCCTGCCGGTGTCCTGGGTCGAGCGGCCGTTCCAGTCGCGCACCCTGCGCACCTGCGACCCGTTCGGCATTCCGCTCGAATTCTACACCCGCATGGACCGGCTGCCGCCGATCCACCAGAAATACGCCCTCTACCGGGGCGTCAAGCCGCTCAGGATCGACCATTTCAACTGCTTCACGCCGAGCGTCGACGACAGCGTCGCCTTCTACAACGAGATCGGCTTCCGGGTCACCGAATACACCGAGGACGAGGTGACCAAGCGCCTGTGGGCGGCCTGGACCCACCGCAAGGGCGGCGTGCACGACATCGCTTTCACCAACGGCCTGGGCCCCCGCCTGCACCACACCGCCTTCTGGGTGCCGACCCCGCTCAACATCATCGACCTGCTCGACCTGATGTCGACCACCGGCTATGTCGGCAACATCGAGCGCGGCCCGGGCCGCCACGGCATCTCGAATGCCTTCTTCCTGTACATCCGCGATCCCGACGGCCATCGCATCGAGATCTACTGCTCGGATTACCAGACCGTCGACCCGGATCTGGAGCCGATCAAGTGGGATCTCAAGGATCCGCAGCGTCAGACCCTGTGGGGCGCCCCGGCGCCGCGCTCCTGGTTCGAGGAAGGTAGCCTGTTCACCGGCGTGGAGCCCGTCCCCGCGACGCTCGACGCCCAGCCGATCGTCGCGCCGTGA
- the hpaD gene encoding 3,4-dihydroxyphenylacetate 2,3-dioxygenase: protein MGKIVLAAKVTHVPTMLLSEQPGRLHGKRQQAIDGHREIARRARALGADTVVVLDTHWLVNAGYHVNANTRFKGVYTSHEFPQFIQGLEYDYEGNPALGDLIAAKAMARGVYTLSHRIDSLDLEYGTLVPLRYMTPDADLKVVSVSAWCSVHSVESSRKLGEAIREAIEASDSNVLLLASGSLSHRIWDNDLYEANNGTFTISSEFNHQVDLRVLELWQTGQIDTFLKMLPDYAEHCSGEGGMHDTIMLFGALGWDAYQGKGELIGEYFPSSGTGQANVVFPVG, encoded by the coding sequence ATGGGCAAGATCGTTCTGGCCGCAAAGGTCACCCATGTGCCGACGATGCTCCTGTCGGAGCAGCCGGGCCGACTCCACGGCAAGCGCCAGCAGGCCATCGACGGCCACCGGGAGATCGCCCGCCGCGCCCGGGCGCTCGGCGCCGACACGGTCGTCGTGCTCGACACCCACTGGCTGGTCAATGCCGGCTATCACGTCAACGCCAACACCCGCTTCAAGGGCGTCTACACCAGCCACGAGTTCCCGCAGTTCATCCAGGGCCTCGAATACGACTACGAGGGCAATCCCGCGCTCGGCGACCTGATCGCCGCAAAGGCGATGGCCAGGGGCGTCTACACCCTGTCGCACCGGATCGACTCGCTCGACCTCGAGTACGGCACCCTGGTGCCGCTGCGCTACATGACGCCGGACGCCGACCTGAAGGTCGTCTCCGTTTCCGCCTGGTGCTCGGTGCATTCGGTCGAATCCTCGCGCAAGCTTGGCGAGGCGATCCGCGAGGCGATCGAGGCAAGCGACAGCAACGTCCTGCTGCTCGCCTCCGGCTCCCTGTCGCACCGGATCTGGGACAACGACCTCTACGAGGCCAATAACGGCACCTTCACCATCTCCTCCGAGTTCAACCACCAGGTCGACCTGCGCGTGCTCGAGCTGTGGCAGACCGGCCAAATCGACACCTTCCTGAAGATGCTGCCCGACTATGCCGAGCATTGCTCCGGCGAGGGCGGAATGCACGACACCATCATGCTGTTTGGCGCGCTCGGCTGGGACGCCTACCAGGGCAAGGGCGAACTGATCGGCGAATATTTCCCGAGTTCGGGCACCGGCCAGGCCAATGTCGTCTTTCCTGTCGGCTGA